In one Tachysurus fulvidraco isolate hzauxx_2018 chromosome 16, HZAU_PFXX_2.0, whole genome shotgun sequence genomic region, the following are encoded:
- the prpf39 gene encoding pre-mRNA-processing factor 39, with translation MEQSDLQLPEEAMTGMVGANASDGGDAAVMEGAGDSFIPDLPNLAPEAQWTMDQVPDTFAALENQQNPEQGQLDQYEQYLIDGHSQSAVDQKPGLAGPHDNSTCVDGNQPDTNGQTAEGHLKESELSSEKQAETGSSDSPANMELEDGSKEESEVGDASVPKPLLPADFERLYKVVEDDPEDFNGWVYLLQYVEQENHLLASRKAFDAFFLRYPYCYGYWKKYADIEKKHGYIQEADEVYRRGLQAIPLSVDLWLHYITFLKENQDTSDGEAENRVRAAYEHAVLAAGTDFRSDRLWEAYISWETEQNKLANVTAIYDRVLGIPTQLYSQHFQRFKDHVQNNNPKHFLSEEEFVQLRLELAAANKPSGEGEEETPSEELPPGTEDLPDPAKRVTEIENMRHKVIETRQEIFNHNEHEVSKRWAFEEGIKRPYFHVKALEKTQLNNWREYLDFELENGTPERVVVLFERCLIACALYEEFWIKYGKYLESYSTEGVRHIFKKACTVHLPKKPAIHVLWAAFEEQQGNIDDARGILKSLEEAVPGLAMVRLRRVSLERRHGNLDEAEALLEDAIKNAKNTSESTFFSVKLARQFFKVRRSVGKAKKVLLEAIEKDETSPKLYLNLLELEYNGDVPQNEAEILACFDRALSSTMPLDSRVTFSQRKVEFLEDFGSDINVLVTAYEQHQKLMKEQESTKRKAENGSQEPDSKRQRMDDGSAASGQMAPDMQANHGGYNYNNWYQQYNNWGSQNTWGQYGQYGQYNQYYPPPPT, from the exons ATGGAACAATCTG ATCTGCAACTCCCAGAAGAGGCCATGACGGGGATGGTTGGTGCAAATGCCTCTGATGGTGGGGATGCTGCTGTCATGGAAGGTGCAGGAGACAGTTTCATCCCTGACCTTCCTAACTTGGCACCTGAAGCTCAGTGGACAATGGACCAAGTACCTGACACTTTTGCTGCTCTTGAAAATCAACAGAACCCAGAACAAGGCCAGCTGGATCAGTACGAGCAGTACTTGATAGATGGGCATTCACAGTCTGCGGTGGATCAAAAACCGGGCCTGGCTGGACCGCATGATAATTCCACGTGTGTTGATGGAAATCAGCCGGACACTAATGGACAGACTGCAGAGGGTCATCTTAAAGAGTCGGAGCTGAGCTCAGAAAAGCAGGCTGAAACAGGCAGTTCAGACAGCCCTGCAAATATGGAGCTTGAGGATGGGTCCAAAGAGGAAAGTGAGGTAGGAGATGCTTCGGTGCCAAAACCTTTACTCCCAGCTGACTTCGAGAGACTCTACAAGGTGGTTGAGGATGACCCTGAGGACTTTAATGGCTGGGTCTACCTCCTGCAATATGTTGAACAAGAG AACCATCTGTTGGCTTCCAGAAAGGCGTTTGATGCCTTTTTTCTACGCTACCCCTATTGTTATGGATACTGGAAGAAATATGCagacatagaaaaaaaacatggataCATACAGGAGGCAGATGAG GTATATCGCAGAGGTCTACAGGCCATCCCACTCAGCGTTGACCTTTGGCTTCATTATATAACTTTCTTAAAGGAGAACCAAGACACTAGTGATGGAGAGGCTGAGAATCGCGTACGGGC TGCCTATGAGCATGCTGTTCTTGCTGCGGGTACAGACTTCCGGTCAGATCGTCTATGGGAAGCTTATATTAGCTGGGAGACTGAGCAGAACAAGTTGGCCAATGTTACAGCCATTTATGACCGTGTCCTGGGTATACCAACTCAGCTGTACTCCCAGCACTTCCAGAG GTTCAAGGATCATGTCCAAAACAATAATCCGAAGCACTTCCTGTCTGAAGAGGAGTTTGTTCAGCTGAGGTTGGAACTTGCAGCCGCCAATAAGCCCAgcggagagggagaggaggaaaCCCCCAGTGAGGAGCTACCGCCAGGCACTGAAGACCTTCCTGACCCAGCAAAG AGAGTCACAGAGATCGAGAACATGCGACATAAGGTGATCGAGACCCGTCAAGAGATATTTAACCACAATGAACATGAAGTCAGCAAGCGCTGGGCCTTTGAAGAAGGG ATCAAGCGTCCATATTTCCATGTGAAAGCCTTGGAGAAGACTCAGCTTAACAACTGGAGGGAGTACTTGGACTTTGAACTGGAGAATGGGACGCCGGAGCGTGTAGTGGTTCTGTTTGAGCGCTGCCTGATCGCCTGTGCCCTGTACGAGGAGTTTTGGATAAAG TATGGCAAGTACCTGGAGAGCTACAGCACAGAGGGAGTGAGGCACATCTTCAAGAAAGCATGCACCGTCCACCTGCCAAAGAAGCCTGCCATCCATGTTCTCTGGGCAGCCTTTGAGGAACAGCAAG gGAACATTGATGACGCTCGAGGCATCCTTAAAAGCCTAGAGGAGGCTGTTCCTGGGTTGGCCATGGTGAGATTACGTCGCGTGAGCCTTGAACGTCGTCATGGGAATTTGGATGAAGCAGAGGCTCTTCTGGAGGACGCCATCAAGAATGCAAAAAACACAAGCGAATCAACCTTCTTCTCTGTGAAACTGGCTCGGCAATTCTTCAAAGTACGGAGGAGTGTTGGAAAGGCCAAGAAAGTATTGCTAGAGGCCATCGAAAAGGATGAG ACTAGTCCCAAGCTGTACTTGAACCTGCTGGAGCTGGAGTACAATGGAGATGTACCGCAGAATGAGGCAGAGATATTGGCATGTTTTGACCGAGCACTTAGCAGCACCATGCCATTAGACTCGCGTGTCACATTTTCACAGCGAAAAGTAGAGTTTCTTGAGGACTTTGGAAGTGATATAAATGT GCTTGTAACTGCTTATGAACAACATCAAAAACTTATGAAAGAGCAGGAGTCCACTAAGAGGAAAGCAGAAAATGG GTCACAAGAGCCAGATTCAAAGAGACAGCGCATGGACGATGGCTCAGCAGCATCTGGGCAGATGGCACCAGACATGCAAGCGAATCATGGTGGATACAACTATAACAACTGGTATCAG caataTAACAACTGGGGAAGCCAGAACACCTGGGGCCAGTATGGCCAGTATGGCCAGTATAACCAGTACTACCCACCACCCCCAACATGA
- the faua gene encoding FAU ubiquitin like and ribosomal protein S30 fusion a gives MQLFVRAQNLHTLEVTGDETVHDIKAHVQTLEGLCVEDQVLLLSSTPLEDAATLVSCGISEYCTLEVVGRLLGGKVHGSLARAGKVRGQTPKVDKQEKKKKKTGRAKRRIQYNRRFVNVVPTFGKKKGPNANS, from the exons ATGCAGCTCTTCGTGCGTGCACAGAACCTGCACACCCTTGAGGTGACAGGAGACGAGACTGTCCATGATATCAAG gcCCATGTCCAGACTCTAGAGGGTCTTTGTGTAGAGGATCAGGTACTTCTCCTATCTAGCACTCCTCTGGAAGATGCTGCAACCCTCGTGAGCTGTGGAATTTCAGAGTACTGCACCTTGGAGGTTGTTGGCAGGCTTCTGGGAG gTAAGGTCCACGGTTCTCTGGCTCGTGCTGGAAAAGTACGGGGACAGACACCAAAG GTGGACaagcaggagaagaagaaaaagaagaccgGCCGTGCTAAGCGTCGCATCCAGTACAACCGTCGCTTTGTGAATGTGGTGCCTACATTTGGAAAGAAGAAGGGTCCTAATGCCAACTCTTAA